The following proteins are co-located in the Homalodisca vitripennis isolate AUS2020 unplaced genomic scaffold, UT_GWSS_2.1 ScUCBcl_2726;HRSCAF=7769, whole genome shotgun sequence genome:
- the LOC124372177 gene encoding uncharacterized protein LOC124372177 produces MAHRYIFEMIDRSLRDLMNSSVPFGNKIFICSGDFRQMAPVVEKARTPADVACVSLRASHLWRLFTLFSLTTPQRTSGSIDYSNFLLGVGNGTIKSFTFWRRPRERVSLIPLTGVRCLTSLADLITDAFPPGVLRDPDLCARRAILSTLNVNVKEINGRILDLMDGRIHELRSADTVDREDDDGLDVDVNLLNQATGKGVPVSRPASQGSRLPKDRRSGFVAVSSPSCWRYCMTGHKSQGQTIEYVGVDLRTDCFTHGQLYVLLSRVRRPDDIVVLVPDDRIVEGVAYAKNIVYDELLLNTD; encoded by the exons ATGGCACaccgctacatcttcgagatgaTCGACAGATCCCTCCGGGATCTCATGAATAGTAGTGTTCCATTCGGGAATAAGATCTTCATCTGCTCCGGGGACTTCCGTCAGATGGCGCCCGTCGTTGAGAAGGCTCGCACACCAGCTGATGTCGCGTGCGTGTCACTTCGGGCGTCacatctgtggcgactgttcACACTATTTTCCCTGACGACACCCCAGAGAACTAGTGGTTCCATTGACTACTCCAACTTCCTCCTTGGAGTAGGCAATGGAACAATAAAATCCTTTACTTTTTGGAGAAGGCCGCGAGAGAGAGTCTCTCTCATTCCCCTCACTGGGGTGAGATGCCTCACTTCTCTCGCGGACTTAATAACGGATGCGTTTCCTCCTGGTGTTCTGCGAGATCCTGATCTTTGTGCGAGACGGGCAATACTCTCAACTCTGAATGTGAACGTCAAGGAGATCAACGGTCGCATCCTAGACCTCATGGACGGGCGcattcatgagttgagaagcgcggACACCGTGGACAGAGAAGACGACGACGGGCTGGATGTGGACGTAAATCTCCTCAACCAGGCCACTGGCAAAGGAGTGCCAGTATCACGTCCTGCGTCTCAAG GTTCGCGTTTGCCGAAGGATCGCCGCTCCGGGTTTGTCGCCGTCAGTTCCCCCTCATGTTGGCGTTACTGCATgactggtcacaagagccaaggccAGACAATTGAGTACGTCGGAGTCGACCTGAGAACGGACTgcttcactcatggccagctctACGTCCTGTTGAGCAGAGTGAGACGTCCAGACGACATCGTCGTTCTTGTACCAGACGACAGAATAGTAGAAGGAGTCGCCTATGCAAAGAATATTGTATATGACGAGCTCCTTCTAAACACTGATTAA